DNA sequence from the Bacteroidota bacterium genome:
ATTTAAGGTCTTTTTCTATTTGCTGCAAATTTCTGCAAAAATAACATCAATACGTCCACTTACATAAATTTGAGTGGAAATAGCTGTTTCGATTATATTGGAATTGGACAAAACAATCAATGTAATTTGCATGACATCAGAAAACATAGTTTGATTCTAGGAGACAAAGTATTCAAGTAAACCCTTATTATCCTCTTTAAGGCACTTGGTTTGATAAAAAACTAGACCAAAATAGAATATAAATAATCTGAAAATTGCATAATTTATTTAGAAAATAGTTTTGTAAATTGCAGGAAGAAGCTGATACAACATACTGTTTTTAATGGCCTGTAAGACAATAAAATGGAGTGCTTTTAAAAAATTGTATTTAATTAATTGTATTTATTCTAAATTGTTATATTTGCCGAAAATCTAAAACGCATTTTATATGTATTGGACACTGGAATTAGCGTCATATTTGATAGATGCTCCATGGCCGGCAACAAAAGATGAGCTAATTGATTATGCGATTCGCACCGGAGCTCCTCTTGAGTTGGTGGAAAATTTACAGGAGCTTGAGGATGATGGTGATCCATACGAAAGTATCGATGAAATCTGGCCGGATTATCCCACTCATGATGAATTCTTCTTTAATGAAGATGAATATTAACTATTAATTTTTTACTATAGGCTCGCTTTTATGGTTGCATACACCATGAAGTAATATTGTAATGACATGAAGAAACTTGTTTTACTGCGGCATGGAGAAAGTAGTTGGAATAAGGAAAATCGTTTCACAGGCTGGAAAGATGTTGACTTATCTGAAAAAGGACTGTCGGAGGCACACAAAGCAGGTCAAGTATTAAAAGAAAACCATTTTTATTTTGATAAGGCCTACACCTCCGTTTTAAAACGAGCTATCCGTACTTTATGGATTGCATTGGACGAAATGGATCAAATGTGGATTCCTGTTGAACGATCCTGGAAACTGAATGAACGTCATTATGGTGCCCTGCAAGGCTTGAATAAACTCGAGACCGTTGAAAAACATGGAGAAGAGCAAGTGCACAAATGGAGAAGGGGATTTGCCATTCAACCTCCTGCCATGGAAAAAACTGATGAGCGTTATGTTGGACATGATATTCGGTATAAAGAATTG
Encoded proteins:
- a CDS encoding DUF2795 domain-containing protein, with translation MYWTLELASYLIDAPWPATKDELIDYAIRTGAPLELVENLQELEDDGDPYESIDEIWPDYPTHDEFFFNEDEY
- the gpmA gene encoding 2,3-diphosphoglycerate-dependent phosphoglycerate mutase, with translation MKKLVLLRHGESSWNKENRFTGWKDVDLSEKGLSEAHKAGQVLKENHFYFDKAYTSVLKRAIRTLWIALDEMDQMWIPVERSWKLNERHYGALQGLNKLETVEKHGEEQVHKWRRGFAIQPPAMEKTDERYVGHDIRYKELTEAELPLTESLKDTIDRLTPYWEEVITKDIKEGKALLIAAHGNSLRAIVKILDKMSDNDIMNLNIPTGIPLVYELDDELNPIKHYYLGDADEIEKAISSVKSQTKK